One Cytophagales bacterium DNA window includes the following coding sequences:
- a CDS encoding helix-turn-helix transcriptional regulator: protein MDCFGTKDELKTRIDQRIIELRTEKGWSQSDLARACGKDRQAIEKLENGKVNPTLYSLYEVAKALDVHPKVLLDF, encoded by the coding sequence GTGGATTGTTTTGGTACGAAAGACGAACTTAAAACCAGGATCGATCAACGAATCATTGAGCTAAGAACTGAAAAGGGCTGGAGCCAATCCGATCTCGCCAGGGCTTGCGGTAAGGATCGTCAGGCGATTGAAAAACTGGAGAATGGTAAAGTGAATCCTACGCTTTACAGTTTATATGAAGTGGCCAAGGCTTTGGATGTTCATCCGAAGGTATTGTTGGATTTTTAG
- a CDS encoding cupin domain-containing protein: protein MESPELKPAKVYQLSYAVDYEPGTTIVKPILTKDTGSVNMYSLDRGEVFEATVSPFDILIQVIEGVAEVNIGEKSYELIAGQILIIPAHSSHEMKANERFKMLLTVIKYGYEEVSI from the coding sequence ATGGAAAGTCCTGAATTAAAACCCGCGAAAGTCTATCAATTGTCCTATGCGGTGGATTACGAGCCGGGGACTACCATAGTTAAGCCAATCCTGACCAAAGACACAGGCAGTGTGAATATGTACTCCCTGGATAGAGGTGAAGTGTTTGAGGCTACTGTGTCTCCCTTTGATATCCTTATTCAGGTAATTGAAGGGGTGGCTGAGGTGAACATTGGAGAGAAGTCATACGAGCTTATTGCGGGACAGATCCTGATCATTCCTGCACATAGTTCTCATGAAATGAAGGCCAATGAACGTTTTAAAATGCTGCTGACGGTCATCAAATATGGCTATGAGGAAGTAAGTATTTAA
- a CDS encoding cold-shock protein, translated as MKEGTVKFFNESKGFGFIKPNDSSSDVFVHESGLIDDIRENDRVEFELERGKKGMNAVNVKVIS; from the coding sequence ATGAAAGAAGGAACGGTTAAGTTTTTTAATGAATCAAAAGGTTTTGGATTTATCAAACCCAATGACTCCAGTTCAGATGTTTTTGTACACGAATCCGGACTTATAGATGACATTCGCGAAAATGACAGAGTGGAATTCGAACTCGAAAGGGGTAAGAAAGGAATGAATGCTGTGAATGTGAAAGTGATCAGCTAA
- a CDS encoding RNA polymerase sigma factor RpoD/SigA yields MKQLKILFQITNRTLTLEKYFQEVSRHEMVSPEEEVILAQRIRAGDQIALEKLTKANLRFVVSVAKQYDRGVHNLTLGDLISEGNIGLIRAATKFDESRGFKFISYAVWWIRQAIISAISQHSRIVRQPMNRVNSYNQVMRSVSELEQKYQREPTDGEIAEALDFTEEFVKEIKGVGSKPSSLDAPLHAESASTLVDLIQDQESPDPEGPVILSSVKMDIEMVLNSLTDRESVVLELLYGLRGSRSMSGDEIATLMDLSRERVRQIKECALTKLRQKFKNAHHLMSHLS; encoded by the coding sequence ATGAAGCAACTGAAAATACTTTTTCAGATCACTAACCGAACACTAACACTTGAGAAATACTTTCAAGAGGTCAGCAGACATGAGATGGTTTCGCCTGAAGAAGAAGTGATCCTTGCCCAAAGGATACGAGCTGGCGACCAGATCGCGTTGGAGAAGCTGACAAAGGCCAATCTCAGGTTTGTGGTCTCGGTTGCTAAGCAATATGATCGAGGAGTTCATAACCTGACGCTTGGTGACCTTATCAGTGAGGGAAATATTGGCTTGATACGAGCCGCCACGAAATTTGATGAGTCGCGTGGGTTCAAATTTATCTCCTACGCCGTATGGTGGATACGTCAGGCGATCATCTCTGCAATCAGTCAGCACTCGAGGATCGTTCGCCAACCCATGAACCGGGTCAATAGCTACAATCAAGTCATGCGGTCGGTTTCGGAACTGGAGCAAAAATATCAGCGGGAGCCAACGGATGGAGAGATTGCGGAGGCACTCGATTTCACGGAAGAGTTTGTCAAGGAAATTAAAGGAGTTGGAAGTAAACCGTCCTCACTTGATGCTCCGCTACATGCCGAAAGTGCGTCAACGCTAGTGGACTTAATACAGGACCAGGAATCGCCAGATCCTGAAGGGCCTGTTATTTTGAGCTCTGTGAAAATGGATATTGAAATGGTCCTGAATTCTTTGACGGATCGAGAGTCAGTGGTCCTGGAATTATTGTATGGCTTACGGGGCAGCCGGAGCATGTCTGGTGATGAAATTGCTACGCTGATGGACCTTTCTCGGGAACGCGTTCGGCAGATCAAGGAATGCGCCTTGACCAAATTGAGACAAAAATTCAAAAATGCCCATCACCTCATGTCTCACCTGAGTTAG
- a CDS encoding N(5)-(carboxyethyl)ornithine synthase — protein MSKFGVVGTSQKEDERRYPIHPGHLSRLPLPIREQLIFEKGYGKPFNMDDEEMAALSGGLASRSELLQDVGSVIIAKPVLADLEELREEGVIWGYPHCAQQRAITQAAIDRKLTLIAFEDMFVWSPTGLKGRHTFYKNNEMAGYCAVLHAMQLKGIDGHYGNQRKVIIFSFGAVSRGAIYALKAHGFRDITICVQRPDHEVREEILDVHYVRIRKGTQDEPRMIVVEHDGATRPLNELISESEIIINGTFQDPNRPLDFVTFEERSYLKKGSLIIDVSCDEGMGFYFAKPTTFKRPMFSVDDVDYYAVDHTPSYLWESATRSISAALIVHLPTVIAGKMEWKNNATIQNAINVEKGVIQKEEILEFQNRELEYPHATRMRVS, from the coding sequence ATGAGTAAATTCGGAGTAGTAGGCACGTCACAAAAAGAAGATGAACGCAGATACCCCATTCATCCCGGCCATTTGTCCAGGCTACCGCTACCCATCAGAGAGCAATTGATCTTTGAAAAAGGATACGGCAAGCCGTTCAACATGGATGACGAAGAAATGGCAGCGCTCTCCGGAGGCCTCGCTTCGAGAAGTGAGCTATTGCAAGATGTTGGTTCCGTGATCATTGCAAAACCGGTCCTGGCAGACTTGGAGGAATTGAGGGAAGAAGGAGTGATTTGGGGCTATCCTCACTGTGCCCAACAACGAGCGATAACGCAGGCAGCAATCGATCGCAAACTGACCCTGATCGCATTTGAAGACATGTTCGTTTGGTCCCCGACGGGACTCAAGGGACGGCACACTTTCTATAAGAACAATGAGATGGCTGGCTACTGTGCTGTTCTTCATGCCATGCAATTGAAAGGCATCGATGGCCACTACGGGAACCAACGAAAAGTAATCATTTTCAGCTTTGGGGCCGTAAGCAGAGGGGCCATTTATGCCCTGAAAGCCCACGGATTCCGAGACATTACCATCTGTGTGCAAAGACCTGACCATGAAGTAAGGGAAGAGATACTTGACGTGCATTATGTACGTATCAGAAAAGGGACACAGGATGAGCCAAGAATGATCGTTGTGGAGCATGATGGGGCAACCCGGCCTCTCAATGAGCTCATTAGCGAATCCGAAATCATCATCAATGGAACTTTTCAAGACCCAAACAGGCCGCTGGACTTTGTCACATTTGAAGAAAGGTCCTATCTAAAAAAGGGAAGTTTGATCATCGATGTGAGCTGTGATGAAGGCATGGGATTTTACTTTGCCAAGCCAACGACCTTTAAACGACCCATGTTTTCTGTAGATGATGTGGACTATTATGCGGTGGATCATACGCCTAGCTACCTATGGGAAAGTGCAACGAGATCTATTTCAGCAGCTCTGATTGTTCACCTGCCTACTGTGATTGCAGGCAAAATGGAATGGAAGAATAACGCCACTATTCAAAACGCTATTAATGTTGAGAAGGGAGTGATTCAAAAGGAAGAAATCCTTGAATTTCAGAATCGAGAATTAGAATACCCACATGCTACAAGAATGAGGGTTTCCTAA
- a CDS encoding helix-turn-helix domain-containing protein — MKLYIKYMVSLRCKLLVKEELRKLGLKYVSVELGVVEIMEDISSEQKDQLKVNLLVSGLELLEDNRSILIEKIKNVIIEMVHYSDEVPKVNYSDHISEKLGYDYTYLANTFSEVKGITIQQFIILHKVERVKELLIYDELTLSEIAYKLHYSSGAHLSTQFKKITGLTPTYYKQLKEKRKGNLEDL; from the coding sequence ATGAAGTTGTATATCAAGTACATGGTCAGCCTGCGGTGTAAACTGCTGGTGAAAGAAGAACTAAGAAAGCTGGGTCTGAAGTATGTTTCAGTGGAGTTAGGAGTAGTGGAAATCATGGAGGACATTTCTTCCGAACAGAAAGACCAACTCAAAGTAAACCTTCTGGTATCAGGCCTGGAGCTATTGGAAGACAACCGAAGTATCTTGATAGAGAAGATCAAGAACGTCATAATTGAAATGGTCCACTATTCAGACGAAGTTCCCAAAGTAAATTACTCGGATCACATCAGTGAAAAACTAGGTTACGATTACACCTATCTTGCCAACACTTTTTCCGAGGTAAAAGGAATTACCATCCAACAATTCATTATCCTCCACAAAGTAGAAAGAGTTAAAGAGCTATTGATCTATGATGAGCTTACGCTCTCAGAAATTGCCTACAAACTACACTACAGCAGCGGTGCACACTTATCTACGCAATTCAAAAAGATCACGGGCCTTACCCCAACGTACTATAAGCAGCTGAAAGAAAAGAGAAAAGGCAACCTTGAAGATCTATAA
- a CDS encoding NYN domain-containing protein, with protein sequence MSQNINMAVLIDGDNIPSAHVKEMMEEITKYGNPTIKRIYGDWTRPGLNKWKNLLLENAITPIQQYAYTSGKNATDSAMIIDAMDILYSGKVGGFCLVSSDSDFTKLATRLREAGMLVIGIGEKKTPDPFIVACDKFVYIEILRSQPDDKTAKKEKGKSDIEKISNRDIQLIQSTIRDLSDEEGWAFLGDVGSRIQKKRPNFDSRNYGFEKLTPLIQSIGKFEVEQREASKSKHKLIYVRNKKR encoded by the coding sequence ATGAGTCAAAACATAAACATGGCCGTCCTTATCGATGGCGATAACATTCCCTCTGCCCATGTAAAAGAAATGATGGAGGAAATCACCAAATATGGTAATCCAACGATTAAGAGGATATATGGCGACTGGACCCGTCCTGGTTTGAACAAATGGAAAAACCTGTTACTTGAAAATGCAATCACTCCAATTCAACAATATGCCTACACGAGTGGAAAGAATGCCACTGACTCGGCGATGATCATTGATGCGATGGACATTCTGTACAGTGGCAAGGTGGGTGGATTTTGCCTGGTTTCCAGTGATAGTGACTTTACGAAATTGGCGACCCGACTCAGAGAGGCGGGAATGTTGGTCATCGGAATTGGTGAGAAAAAGACACCCGATCCTTTTATTGTGGCCTGTGACAAGTTTGTCTATATCGAAATCCTGAGAAGTCAACCTGATGATAAAACAGCAAAGAAAGAAAAAGGGAAGTCAGATATAGAGAAGATCAGTAATCGTGACATCCAATTGATCCAGTCTACTATCCGGGATCTATCCGATGAAGAGGGCTGGGCTTTCCTGGGTGACGTTGGAAGTCGAATTCAAAAGAAACGACCCAATTTCGATTCCAGAAATTATGGGTTTGAAAAGCTGACCCCATTGATTCAGTCCATTGGTAAGTTCGAAGTGGAGCAAAGAGAAGCGTCTAAGAGTAAACACAAACTGATCTACGTTAGAAACAAGAAAAGGTAA
- a CDS encoding cold shock domain-containing protein, with product MGRSQSTFQKREKEKKRLQKRKQKAEKKELRKANSTSGDLDNMMVYVDDNGNLTDTPPEEKDATMEIDASQIEVSIPRSAAVDVDAERRGTVKFYNEEKGFGFIVQQGVLDQYFVHGSNVDGTIFDNDKVRFKIEKGEKGYNAIEVKKI from the coding sequence ATGGGAAGATCCCAAAGTACATTCCAAAAAAGAGAAAAGGAGAAGAAGAGACTCCAGAAGCGCAAGCAAAAGGCAGAGAAAAAAGAGCTCAGAAAAGCAAATTCAACATCTGGGGATCTGGACAATATGATGGTCTATGTAGATGATAATGGCAATCTGACCGATACTCCACCAGAGGAAAAAGATGCCACCATGGAGATCGATGCTTCGCAAATTGAAGTGAGCATTCCTAGATCAGCGGCAGTAGATGTCGATGCAGAAAGACGCGGAACTGTCAAATTCTACAATGAAGAAAAGGGGTTTGGTTTTATTGTTCAGCAAGGCGTTCTAGATCAATATTTTGTTCATGGGTCCAATGTTGATGGTACGATCTTCGACAATGATAAAGTCCGATTCAAAATTGAAAAAGGCGAAAAAGGATACAACGCTATCGAGGTGAAGAAAATTTGA